The region tctttttttatttaactataggTATCCGACTATGAGAGGGAAATAGAGGAAATGAAGCACATGACAAGGCAGGAATTCGTTGCTTCACTTAGAAGGTCTTGATTTTGTCATATTTCCTTGGAAATTAAACAGTTCAGTTaacttattttttattcaattttgttTCTTTCATTGCAGAAGAAGTAGTGGGTTCTCTCGAGGTGCCTCCATTTACAGAGGAGTAACGAGGTGTGTTACCCCTTTTTATTTTGAGCATATCAAATTCTAACCAATTTCGCTACATTAGAAAATTACTACTATtgtaattttgataattttcttataattaaaatttagcCGAACTTAGGAGATTTTGCTTTTATTTggccttttttctttttacgaataaagaatttatttttgtatattttcatCTTTTCTTAGTCATGGAAAAATATGTTTCAGGCATCACCAGCACGGTCGGTGGCAAGCAAGGATAGGAAGAGTCGCCGGAAACAAAGATCTCTATCTTGGCACTTTCAGTGAGTTTTCATTGTATtcgttttccatttttttatgatttccgAAAACATActtttaattaaagaaataagAAAGTGACAAACGACAAATTTGGACGTCACTGTTTTAATGCTGACTATGTTTCTATTGGTCCGCCGCGGCGGTGGCTGTCCTAAAACTAAAAATATCTACAAGCCTTCCAAAACaaagaacataaataaaaaCCCAATAAATCTGCTACGTCGCGTTTCACATCTGGTCCAGAAAACGGTGacaggaataaaataaaaacaattatgtCGTCTATTATTGTTTGCATATACTCCCTCCCGTCAAATGTTACATTTTGGTTCATCCATGAAATAttgttcattttattttttctttacgTAGCAAGTGGACTTTAATTTCtactaatatattatattatattataaaattaatctataagtgtgagattcatattccactaactttcttaattctattttttccaCATTTCTCAGAATATGTGCTGAATCaactataaattaaatgcaGGCACTCAAGAAGAAGCAGCGGAGGCTTATGACATCGCTGCGATCAAATTCCGTGGCCTAAACGCAGTGACCAACTTCGACATGAGCCGTTACGACGTCAGGAGCATCGCTAGCAGTAATCTACCGATTGGCGGGGCTAACACTAAGCCCAAAACAACGACAGAATCAACGCCCGAGAACAAACCCTCACAAGGCAAAAGTAAAGAAGAGCTCTCGTTTCCAACGGCGACCATAAATTTTGCGCTTCCCGTCAAGCATGATCACTCGGCCAGCTTGTGGGCAGCATTAGGGTACCAAAATTCAGCCGATTTGGAAAACCCTAATCACGGCTTCGGTTTTCAAGACTCGAGCAGCAGTGGTGCAACGCAGTTTGTCATGGAGTTTCAACCGAACGATAATGAGGGTTTGTACAATGGGTGCGGGTACAAGTACCAACAGCATGATGGTGTCGTCGGTGTTGGCGCATTGCAGAATCGTACAAGTCATGAAGCGGTGGTTATGAGCAACGGTGGGAACTGGATTCAGCCGGCGATATTTGGGGTGGagtaaaaagacaaaaaaaggaGATGGTAATGTTAGATGGAAACAAGGGGAGGTGGGTTGGTCAAAAAAGGAGCATTTGCTTTTTTGCATGGGATCCACAATCATTTCACTCATACTATCACCCCAATTTTATTG is a window of Salvia splendens isolate huo1 chromosome 3, SspV2, whole genome shotgun sequence DNA encoding:
- the LOC121797366 gene encoding AP2-like ethylene-responsive transcription factor AIL5 produces the protein MDMDSSHPNWLVFSLSNNTLFQHTFNSNPSSSNTSAVVHHQDNGHSGVVGGGPKLEDFLGSSAARAAVAQFDGMPEMEMYHDSELKTIAASFLRGFSAEQTDNSPQKQIASDPPAKKAVESFGQRTSIFRGVTRHRWTGRYEAHLWDNSCRREGQSRKGRQVYLGGYDKEEKAARAYDLAALKYWGPTTTTNFPVSDYEREIEEMKHMTRQEFVASLRRRSSGFSRGASIYRGVTRHHQHGRWQARIGRVAGNKDLYLGTFSTQEEAAEAYDIAAIKFRGLNAVTNFDMSRYDVRSIASSNLPIGGANTKPKTTTESTPENKPSQGKSKEELSFPTATINFALPVKHDHSASLWAALGYQNSADLENPNHGFGFQDSSSSGATQFVMEFQPNDNEGLYNGCGYKYQQHDGVVGVGALQNRTSHEAVVMSNGGNWIQPAIFGVE